TGCAGTCGAGCGGCGAGGCATCGGTCGCGACCGTGCGCGAGGAGCTGCGCGGTCTCGCCGCCCTCTACCCCGACGCTCGCGCCGTCGACGAGGTGCTCGCGGTTGTCGGGCTCGAGGAGCATGCCGGGCGGCGCATCGCGTCGCTGTCGGGTGGGCAGCAGCGTCGCGTCGACGTGGCGATGGGCATCGTCGGGCGTCCGCGACTGCTCTTCCTCGACGAGCCGACGACCGGCTTCGACGCCGAGGCACGTCGCGGCTTCTGGGCGCTCATCCGCTCGCTGCAGACCGACGGCACGACCATCCTGCTCACGACGCACTACCTCGAGGAAGCCGCGCAGCTCGCGGACCGCATCGTCGTGATCGCCGACCGGCGCGTCGCCGCAGAGGGCACGCCGGCCACGATCGGCGGCGCGGATGCACGCGTGCCGATCGTGCGCTGGCGCGAGGGGGACGCGGTGCGCGAGCAGCGCACGCGCGAGCCGGGCGCACTCGTCGCGTCGCTCGCCGCGCGACTCGGCGAACCCGAGGCGCTCGAGGTCGTGCGGCCGAGCCTCGAGGACGTCTACCTCGACATCGTGCGCACCGACCGCGGGATGGTGGCCGCATGACCGTCACGACGGGCTCGCTGCCCGCCACCCTGTCCCCTGCCGGGCTCGCTCGCACGATCCGCATCGCGCTCGGTCGCGTCGGGTACGAGGTGCGCACGTACTTCCGCCAGCTCGACCAGGTCTTCTTCACGTTCCTGTTCCCGGTGCTCATGCTCGGCATCTTCGCGTCGGTGTTCGACACCATGACGTTCCCCGACGGCCGGGGCGGGACGACCGACATCGCCGCCGCCGAGTACTACCTCCCCGCGATGCTCGCCTCGGGCATCCTGCTCTCGGGCGTGCAGAACCTCGGCGTCGACGTCGCGGTCGCGCGCACGAACGGCACGCTCAAGCGCCTCGCGGGCACGCCCATGCCACCGGTCGCCTTCCTCGTCGGCAAGCTCGGCCAGGCGTTCGTGACGGGGCTCGCACAGGCCGTCGTGCTGCTCGGCGTCGGCGCCATCGTCTTCCGCGTCGGCCTGCCGACCGACGCCGGCTCGTGGGCGACCTTCGCGTGGGTCTTCGTGCTCGGCACCATCACGAGCGCGCTGCTCGGCGTCGCGCTGTCGCGCGTGCCGCGCTCGGGGCGCAGCGCGACGGCGGTCATCATCCCGATCGTGCTCGTCGTGCAGTTCGCGTCGGGCATCTTCATCCAGTTCTCGCTGCTGCCCGAGTGGATGCAGCAGGCGGCGCAAGCGCTGCCCGTGGCGTGGATGGCGCTCGGCATGCGCGCCGCGCTGCTGCCCGATGCGTACGCGATGCTCGAGGTCGGCGAGACGTGGAACCTCGCAGGCGTCGCGCTCGCGCTCGGCATCTGGCTCGTGGTCGGGCTCGTCGCCGTGCGGCTGACGTTCCGGTGGATCCGACGGTCATGAGCGGGCGGGCGGACGCGACACCCTCGCCCGGTGCAGGGGCGCTGCGTCAGGATGGCGTCGTGGACCCCAGCGCAGCGCGCTCGCGCGTCGACCCGTCGCGGTCGACGCGCTGGGCCGACCTCGCGGTCGTCGTGATGATCGGCGTCGTGGGCGTGCTGCTCGTCGTGACGCCCGTCGACGCCGTGCACCGGGTGATCGGCGCAGGCGCGATGGCGCTGCTCGCCGTCACCTGGATCGTCATGCGGCGCGACCTCGAGGTCGGCCTCGCCGGCTCGGCCGCGCGCACCGCGGCGCTCGCCGCCGTCGGGTTCTGCTGCACGCTCGCGGCGCCGTGGCTCGCGATCGCGCAGGCGATCCTGCATCCGCTCGTCTGGCTCGGTGGAGCGCGCCGACGCTACGGCATCGTCGGCTCGGCCGCGCTGTGCGCGGCCGTCGCTGCCGGATGGATCGTGCGGGAGCCCAGCGACTGGTGGGCCGCGGTGGCGGTGCAGCTCGGCTCGTGGGGCTTCTCGGTCTGGTTCGGGCTGTGGATCGCATCGATCGACCGACTCAGCACCGAGCGCCAGCAGCTCGTCGAGGCGCTGCGGGCGACGCGCGACGAGGTCGCGGCGCTCGCAGGCGAGCAGGGCGCGCGCAGCGAGCGAGATCGCATCGCGCGCGAGATCCACGACACGATCGCGCAGGACCTCGTGGGCGTCGTCATGCTGCTCGAGGGCGTGCGCGCCGGCGCATCCGGAGCGGATGCCGTCGCGCTGGAGCGCGCGGAGCTCGCTGCGCGGCGCTCGCTCGCCGACGCACGCGCCCTCGTCGCCGGGGAGATCGCGATCGAGGTCGATGGTCGCAGACTCCACGCCGCCATCCGCGAGGTCGTGGGCCGTTGGTCGATCGACACGGGCATCCCCGCGACCGTGGCCCTCGAGTCCGCGGCGCTCGGCAGGGAGGCGCAGGTGGTCGTCGTCCGCAGCCTGCAGGAGGCGCTGTCGAACGTCCGTCGCCATGCGCATGCGCGTGCCGTCGCCGTGACGCTCCACGTCGACCGCGACGCCGCGGTGCTGCACGTCGACGACGACGGGACGGGCATCCCCGAAGCACCCGACGACCCGGGGTTCGGGCTCGCAGCCATGCGGCGTCGAGCGGCCCTTGCTGGTGGGTCCGCGAGCACCGCGGCCTCGCCGACCGGTGGTGCGCGCGTCGAGATCCGCGTGCCGATCGAGGAGGCGTCGTGACCGCTCCCATCCGCGTGCTCGTCGTCGACGACCACGAGGTCGTGCGCGCAGGGATCGTCGCCCTGCTCGCCGCAGCCGAGGGCATCGAGGTGATCGGCGAGGCGTCGGACGGCGCGGCCGCCGTCACCCGCGCCGCCGCGCTCCGGCCCGACGTGACGCTCATGGATCTTCGGATGCCGGGCACGAGCGGCGTCGAGGCGACGCGGGCGCTCGTCGCGGCCGACCCGCAGGCGCGCGTGCTCGTGCTCACGACGTACGAGTCCGACGACGACATCCTCGGCGCGATCGCGGCGGGAGCCGCCGGCTACCTGCTCAAGGCTGCGCCGGCCGCCGAGGTCGTCGCGGGCATCCGCTCGGTGGCGGCAGGCGAGACCGCCATCGCGCCGTCGGTCGCCAGGGCGCTCGTGCGTGCCGCGCGCGAGCCCGAGGCGCCGGAGGTCGCGCTGTCCACGCGCGAGGCGGAGGTGCTCGCACTCGTCGCCGAGGGACTCACGAATCGCGACATCGGCGCGCGGCTCTTCGTCGGCGAGGCCACGGTGAAGACCTACCTCGCGCGCGTGTTCGACAAGCTCGGCGTCTCGGACCGCACGCGGGCCGTCACGCGAGCGCAGGAGCTCGGGCTGCTCTGACGCGTCCGCTCAGCGCGCGTCGTCCTGCAGCCGCGGGTCGGGCAGCAGCGTCTCGACGGCCGGCTTGCGACCCTGCGCCCGCCACCACACGACGAAGCCGATCGCGGTGAAGACGCCGTAGAAGACGTACATCGCGGCCGTCGCGTAGTAGCCGGCGGAGACGAGCAGCGGCACGCCCACGACGTCGACGGCGATCCAGACGAGCCAGAACTCCGTCCACCCCTTCGCCATGCCGTACGTCGCGACGAGCGAGCCCATGAACGTCCACGCGTCTGCCCAGACCGGGTCGTAGGAGCCGAGCGCCGTGAAGAGCGGCG
The sequence above is a segment of the Agrococcus jejuensis genome. Coding sequences within it:
- a CDS encoding sensor histidine kinase, with product MDPSAARSRVDPSRSTRWADLAVVVMIGVVGVLLVVTPVDAVHRVIGAGAMALLAVTWIVMRRDLEVGLAGSAARTAALAAVGFCCTLAAPWLAIAQAILHPLVWLGGARRRYGIVGSAALCAAVAAGWIVREPSDWWAAVAVQLGSWGFSVWFGLWIASIDRLSTERQQLVEALRATRDEVAALAGEQGARSERDRIAREIHDTIAQDLVGVVMLLEGVRAGASGADAVALERAELAARRSLADARALVAGEIAIEVDGRRLHAAIREVVGRWSIDTGIPATVALESAALGREAQVVVVRSLQEALSNVRRHAHARAVAVTLHVDRDAAVLHVDDDGTGIPEAPDDPGFGLAAMRRRAALAGGSASTAASPTGGARVEIRVPIEEAS
- a CDS encoding ABC transporter ATP-binding protein yields the protein MANRLVEVQHLRKSYGEHVAIDDVSLHIDEGETLALLGPNGAGKSTTIEILEGYRVRSGGEVRVLGEDPQHAGIAWRAALGIVLQSSGEASVATVREELRGLAALYPDARAVDEVLAVVGLEEHAGRRIASLSGGQQRRVDVAMGIVGRPRLLFLDEPTTGFDAEARRGFWALIRSLQTDGTTILLTTHYLEEAAQLADRIVVIADRRVAAEGTPATIGGADARVPIVRWREGDAVREQRTREPGALVASLAARLGEPEALEVVRPSLEDVYLDIVRTDRGMVAA
- a CDS encoding response regulator, translated to MTAPIRVLVVDDHEVVRAGIVALLAAAEGIEVIGEASDGAAAVTRAAALRPDVTLMDLRMPGTSGVEATRALVAADPQARVLVLTTYESDDDILGAIAAGAAGYLLKAAPAAEVVAGIRSVAAGETAIAPSVARALVRAAREPEAPEVALSTREAEVLALVAEGLTNRDIGARLFVGEATVKTYLARVFDKLGVSDRTRAVTRAQELGLL
- a CDS encoding ABC transporter permease yields the protein MTVTTGSLPATLSPAGLARTIRIALGRVGYEVRTYFRQLDQVFFTFLFPVLMLGIFASVFDTMTFPDGRGGTTDIAAAEYYLPAMLASGILLSGVQNLGVDVAVARTNGTLKRLAGTPMPPVAFLVGKLGQAFVTGLAQAVVLLGVGAIVFRVGLPTDAGSWATFAWVFVLGTITSALLGVALSRVPRSGRSATAVIIPIVLVVQFASGIFIQFSLLPEWMQQAAQALPVAWMALGMRAALLPDAYAMLEVGETWNLAGVALALGIWLVVGLVAVRLTFRWIRRS